One Castanea sativa cultivar Marrone di Chiusa Pesio chromosome 4, ASM4071231v1 DNA window includes the following coding sequences:
- the LOC142630527 gene encoding CBBY-like protein, giving the protein MASNTFSLSIAAVSSSAILLSNTKTSFTCQKPHERTFLSSSLIATRTSIYKITSRTRPTSLRKSSRGFTCSASSSSSALPSALLFDCDGVLVDTEKDGHRISFNDTFKERELGVTWDVDLYGELLKIGGGKERMTAYFNKTGWPEKAPKSEEERKEFIASLHKRKTELFMALIEKKLLPLRPGVGKLIDQALDKGVKVAVCSTSNEKAVSAIVACLLGPERAGKIKIFAGDVVPRKKPDPAIYILAASTLGVDPSSCVVVEDSAIGLAAAKAAGMKCIVTKSGYTAEEDFLNADAVFDCIGDPPEERFDLVFCGSLLEKQYVS; this is encoded by the exons ATGGCGTCAAACACCTTCTCTCTTTCCATAgctgcagtttcttcttcaGCAATCTTGTTATCTAACACAAAGACCTCTTTTACTTGCCAAAAACCCCACGAAAGGACCTTCTTATCATCTTCACTAATCGCTACAAGAACAAGTATCTACAAAATTACATCAAGAACCAGACCAACAAGCTTGAGAAAGAGTTCTAGGGGATTCACTTgctcagcttcttcttcttcttctgctctCCCATCAGCTCTTCTTTTTGACTGTGATGGTGTGCTTGTGGATACTGAGAAAGACGGGCACCGTATCTCTTTCAATGACACTTTCAAAGAA CGAGAACTGGGTGTCACATGGGATGTAGATTTGTACGGTGAGTTGCTTAAGATTGGAGGTGGAAAAGAAAG GATGACAGCCTACTTTAACAAGACAGGTTGGCCAGAGAAAGCTCCAaagagtgaagaagaaagaaaggagtTCATAGCTTCACTTCACAAGAGAAAGACAGAGTTATTCATGGCCCTCATTGAGAAAAAATTGCTCCCTCTTCGGCCGGGTGTTGGAAA GCTGATTGATCAGGCTTTAGACAAAGGAGTCAAAGTTGCTGTGTGCAGCACTTCAAATGAGAAGGCG GTATCTGCAATAGTAGCCTGTTTGTTGGGACCTGAACGAGCAGGAAAAATCAAGATATTTGCAGGAGATGTGGTTCCCCGAAAAAAGCCTGATCCG GCCATCTACATATTGGCAGCCAGCACTCTAGGAGTTGATCCTTCAAG TTGTGTTGTGGTGGAGGACAGCGCCATTGGCCTTGCAGCAGCCAAAGCTGCCGGAATGAAGTGTATCGTAACAAAGAGCGG CTATACAGCCGAGGAAGACTTTTTAAATGCAGATGCAGTCTTTGACTGTATTGGAGATCCTCCAGAGGAACGGTTTGACTTGGTGTTTTGTGGAAGCCTCCTTGAGAAGCAATATGTTAGCTAG